Part of the Xiphophorus couchianus chromosome 8, X_couchianus-1.0, whole genome shotgun sequence genome is shown below.
ACTCTCAGAGCCTCTCCATGAGCCTCCCATAATCACAGGCTGCAAAAGCGCACACCATCTGCTTCAGAGCTGTCAACTGTGACACATCAGGGCGGTACATTTTTCTGCTCCATTTTTCATCTTCCAAACATCTAACAGCAGCAGTATGCTTCCATTCATCTTGCTTTTCCATTCAGCCTCCCAGTTCAAAGCACTCGCGTCTTTTGAGGCTTCTGTGCACTGGAACTTATATTACAATTAAATTAAGTGGTTGTGAGGATGTAAACTTTTGTTACTGGCAGTCTGTGTGACATATCTAGCCACATGAGCCCTGTGCACACCTGGAATGAACCGCCTCCACAATTTGGAAGTTCTCCGCTAATTACTGATTCTGCCCTCTGGGTCACTTTGACAtacttcttacattttttttttttttaatcaaagcaagctcattttttcttccacagacAGCTTTTTCTCGGAAGTCTTTCAGAGTGATCCCTGtcactcaaatgtaatattcaatttaacttttcacacctttttttagtcttttagtGAAGTATCTCATGTCCTACTAATAATTAGTTTCAGGTTTACCTTTTGAgtctgtttttgtcacatttttctttttctttccacacatATAATTCCTACTGTGCAATTCTTTTACATCTTGTGTATCTTTCTGCAAGCTATACTTCTGTGATCattgtgttttatcatttttttctcttcttgcaATGTCTCTGTACATAATTGCACTCTGTATATATTTCTGCATATTCTCACAGAACATTGCTATCTTTCATATGTTATACATATAGTAGTTTACTTTGGGGTTCCTttgattttagttattttcatCCATTCCAATTATTTTTAGCAGGCAAccattttttacacttttgcagttttttaacAACACTCAAGAATAAACATTCCTATTAGCTggaatttgttttcattgtctgacttttattttatttattgtagattAAACTTGGTAGTAAACGGTTCAGAAGATatagttttagaaaatgaatttacattttttaagagcttttagtttgaacatttttgaaaactaatTTGAACTTTTCTATTAAGAAATTTCTCTATAGAAGATGAAATGTTGCTGAACTGCATTTGCAGGCATTTCCAAGTGCCTTTACTTAACTAAATGATGAAATCCACCCACAACATCTGTTTCCtactaacagaaaatgttgcagatcatgtaaatgtgttatcaaatattattaaaaaaaaattccattaaaacatgtatattttaattttattaccaGCATTTATGGATGATTTCACATAGTGAatcaaaaaaaaggtttctgtgTACGTCatgattatgttttaatgtGGTTGTCAGGACACTAAAATTTCCATATTGATACCAATACTAAAAAGATACTCACTACCATGTGGTtcttaacaggaaaaaaaataaaataaaaagcatgtgggtgtttttctgtgtaaatgatTTATAGGGAAAGTACTTCTgaacaaaagttttgtttgtcttgttgGCTAAAGAGGATAGCACATGTTTTTTCTTGATGTACATTCCATTTTAGCGgagtttaaaatttgtttttgttgtttaccaATAATAAAGaagttcagttttttatgttatattttttttctctgatataTATCTCTGATATAATCGATATAATGATTTCATTTCATCACCTGTTAAATTGTGCAAAGGTTAATTGTCTGCTTTAGCTGTCTGTCCTTCAGTCGTCTGTATGCAACAGTACCAACCCCATACAGCTACAGAAAAATATCACTATTTGGAACCAAATTACCTTTCTCAAGAAACCTCTGCAAGGGAATCAACCTCAGTTGTCAATTGGCTGACCTACACAGTGAATGACTGAACTTGGTGGGGCATTTAGCTGCTAAAAAGCCCAAACGTCAATAGTTCCCCCAGGTCACTGTCAAGATGGTTGTTTATCAAATGGACATAATTAGGACTCCAGAATGCTGCTAGTTTGTTCCCCACAATCACTTTGAAATGTTGCACTAATGCTGATTGTTTAGCTTGCAGCCTATTTCTGCTGTAGTAATGTTGGGAACAATAGTCTATTGTTGTAGATTTTCATGAGAAAACCTTGACAGAGCCTCAATCAGGAACTCTAGTCGTCCTTTGTTCTGACATTTCAGAGTGGACCAACAAGGaatgttgaattaaaatgaaatcagtgcAGCAGGTCATGAAAGCAGTAAAAAGAAGAGGGGCACTCAGACATTCATAATTTTACTATTAGTTATAAATTATGCTTTCATGTCCTGTCCTggacatattaataaaattacttttagagGGTGAGCAGCTGTAGAATGTTCGATGCCAGGTAGAAGCAAACAGAATTCAAAAGTTTAGAGtctttttttacacattcacacacacactgcttggAGTCTCTCATCTTTTTCTTATTCACAGATGCATTTTTCATGATGAAGACCAGTAAGCGAAGAATCCACATTCCAAGTTTTATCCTTGTTTTTCTACAGAGTAAATATTTCAAGCATGAgtctggatttttctttttctttctttgtttcttttctggtATAGAATAATTGTAAGTGCATTGAAAATCTGACCAGTGTCAGAGCGGCCTTCTGTTCTTCTACTAGTTGTTCTTTTCATAAAGCAGCAACACggtcagaaaaaacacaataatttctCAAGTGtaaagttttgggttttttttattatgtttcagtcgtcatacaatattttttttttccattttagtttcaacaaaacaaaatgtggtttGGGTCACATTAGATTTGAACCTCTAAAAAAGCCTTTTGAACAGTAGAGAGATGGGTTCTTGTGTTCCTCTAATTCTTTTCTGTTCAAGCTGCAACTTTTGCAATGAAGTGCACCTTTTATTAGTTCAGACAGGGGTAATTGATTACCATCAGCAATAATAGTTGTGATAGATATCTTgtcttcagctgctgctgttttcacttaacaacattttgaaatctaaCGGATGACATTCAAAGCTGGCAGATTTATCAGAGTTGTCAGGCATTACTGTTTGATCATGGTGTTATTTATTCTGCAATGTCAGGATAAGCTTTGACTCAGCAGCCTATTGTTTATTCAGCAAACAACAGATTTTCCATCTGAAGAATTAAACGAGTTGTCatcacttgtttatttttatatgcattgaaaaactgttttgcCTTTCAAATTAGTTAAAGTGTCTATTCAATAAGAGCTATATCAacatatgtacattttaaaaaagttaaatcaaagttaagaaccaagggatttttttcttacaagtAGAATGATTTGATCTCGGAGATGAGTAAAGCTTTTAGTGCCATAACTTATAAAGACTTTTAGCTGTGATTGAAGcaacagagttttttttctcaacctTGTTTTTAGAGCACTGCAAAATATGCCAATTCCAGACTTATTTTACAATTTCTGACTGAAAGAACACCTCTCCTTGTTTCTCTCCATAAAATCCTATTACGGTAACCTTCAGCTGTCTTCTTTAAGTagaatgtttaaaatgtcagccTTTAGATGTACAAAGCTGGACATATCCCCAAATGTTTTAAAACGTTTAGTTTGTATTGCTGTTCATAACTGTgtacttctttgtgttttcctgtcaCATAAGCtcttaaaatacacaaagtttGTCTGTATACTGAAGCCATCCCTGCATGGTAGTgaaagcatcatgctgtggggaggctTTTCTTTAGCAGGTCTTGGGAAGTTGCTTAGAGTTAGTGGGAAAGACAGATGGTGATAAACACCATAATTAGTTTGTGTTGGACCTTAATAttaagtaaaatacattgatatctgtggttgtaatgtggctTGGTGCTTCTAAATACTTTTTACTAGTGACTTTATGTGAATAGTcctgaattattttattattacttgcTGCAGACTTTCATGCATCAgtaatttttgcaaaaatacatcCTGTAAATTGAAACGTTTATAGTTTCATGCTGTCTTTGTTGTCCTCAGGTGGAAGGAGCAGCGTTTACAGGTTCGTTTTTATGGAAGTCTCGTAGAATTGGTATCTGGAGTCGCCCCAGGGGAGAAAATCTTTTGGACAGCGGAGCTCCCTTCTACGACACGTACAAGACTCTGGATGGAAAATACCTGGCTGTGGGCGCCATAGAAACAGAGTTTTACGACCAGCTGCTTAAGGGTTTGTACTAAAATCACTATTAAGTTTATTCTACAGTCAGGACAAAACTTTTTGGCAGTGACACATGTGTGCTATTCTGTTGATTTATAATTTCTAGATTATATTTTAGCTTGTTTCTGTAGATactatttgaaaaacattcataattatatggaaaaaaaagcatgttatgtttttacaattttagaCCTTTTTGGGGCATTTACTGATTTTCAGTAGGATTAAGAACTTTGAAGTTTCTTGGATCACAGATTTAACATTTCTGTGATCCAGAAATAGATCACATTTCAAAGTCGCTTTTGATTGTTAAGCATCTGAGAACTGtgcaataaagtaaaaacagtaTCAATTGCgcatctcttctttttttttttttttttcaaggtctttttattattattattttttacatacaccacacacacaaaaaaaacaacaaaaacaaaacaaacaaacaaacaaacaaaaaaaaacacaaaaaaaaaaagactgacaaaatttacaacaaaaatccCTCCCAACCCTCCTCTCCTATACCGGATCTACTACCCCAACACGAATACACCTTTTATTCATACATCAGCCGATACAAAGCACAGGTTTGCACACAAAGAACCAATATTTGACCTTTACACAAAGTTATCTGCCGAAATATTCCCGACATAAGATATAAATGGCTGCCAGATGTCAAAGAATTTGTTTACAGATCCCCTAACAGTATATCTGATCTTCTCTAAATGAATGTAAGACATAACTTCTCTTAACCAATGTCCATATATTGGAGGATGAGGGTCCTTCCATCGAAGAAGAATGAGTCTTCTAGCCAGTAGAGAACAGAAAGCTAACACAGTCCTCTGATGTTTGCTGAAGGAGGACTCTGCTGGAGCCACCCCAAAGAGAGAGATGAGTGGTGATGGACAGACAGTTTGTCCAAATATTCCtgaaaaagtgtcaaaaatgcCTTGCCAATATCTGTGTAACTTTGGACAAGACCAGAATGTATGTAAAAGTGTGGCTGGAGATTGTTTACAACGATCACACGTCGGATCCAAGTCCCTTTTGAGTTTGCACAATCTGTCCTTAGACCAGTGTAGACGATGTACTACCTTGAATTGAACTATAACATGTTTCAGACATATTGAGGAcgaataaatattttgaataattttttgccAAACTGTGTCTGATATGGACTCCTCCAAGTCCATTTCCCACTTGACCCTCAAGGAATCTAAATTGGTATCATTAAATGAACTGAGCAGAGAATAGACTCTACTCATAGAGCGTCTTGTTACAGACTTGCACATCAAAACCTCATCAACAAGAGAAGTTGGTGGATGTAAAGGGAAACATCCAGAGTTTGACATTACAAAATGTCTCAATTGTAAATACCTGAAAAACTGTGACTTGTGAATGTCAAATTTCTGTGTGAGCTGTTCGAATGAGGCAAACTTATTATCTATATAAAGATCATTTAGAGAAGTTATTCCCTTTAAACTCCaggcattaaaaacagaatccaTTAGTGAAGGAGCAAACATGTGATTATTTGATACTGGAGCAGATATTAATAATTCCGTACTTTTAAACATCCTCCTGCACTgattccagatttttattgtgtGAGTTATAACCGGATTAGAAGTATAAGTTGAGATTGGTTGATTAAACGGTAACGGGGAGCAGAGTAAAGCAGAGAGAGAGCTAGCCGTAACTGAATTCCTCTCTAAAGTCACCCAAGTGGGAGCAGGATTGTCCTCTCTCAACCAGTACAGTAAGGCTCTAATATTAGCCGCCCAGTAATAATATAGGAAATTGGGAAGTGACAAGCCACCAAGACCATGGGGTAGCTGTAGCATCTTACAGCCTATTCGCGGGTgatttttattccaaataaatGACGACAACTCactatttaattttgtaaagaaagtCTTGGTGAGAAACACTGGCACGCTCTGAAATAGATAAAGTAATTTAGGCAGTATTGCCATTTTGATTATATTGATTCTACCTCCCAAGGATAGAGGCAGAGATGCCCATGTAGTGATGTCTTTCCTAAGGTTCACCAGAAGAGGCAGATAGTTTGCTGTATAAAGATCTTTGTGACTATGAGTAATCCAGATACCAAGGTATTTAAATTTAGCAGGGCTAATTTTGAAAGGAACTGGACCCATATGCTGCACTTCCATTGGAGTCACAGGCATCAATTCACTTTTTTGAAGGTTAACCTTATAgccagaaatgtttccaaacttttGAAGTAAAATAAGTAACTCAGGAATACTAGATAAGGGATCCGAGATATAAAGAAGTGTATCATCAGCGTATAGGGAAACTTTATGTTCAGTGCCAAACCGATTAATACCTTTAATTTTGGGGCTGTTTCGCAAAGCCACTGCAAGTGGTTCAATTGCAATTGCGAATAAAAGTGGCGAGAGTGGGCATCCCTGCCTCGTCCCACGTTTCAATTCAAAATAACTGGATAGATTACTGTTAGTGCGTACTGCTGCCATTGGCAAGGTATATATCAACTTCACCCATGAAACAAATTTAGGACCAAAGTTAAACATCACCAAGGTCTTAAATAGATAGTTCCATTCCACCCGGTCAAACGCTTTCTCAGCGTCCAGCGAGATTAAAATTTCATTACAGTTGTGACTGGGCGGGGCAGAAGTATACAACACATTAAATAGCCGCCTGATATTAAAGAAGGATTGAcgatttttaataaaaccagtCTGGTCAGGTGAAACAATTGTAGGGATAATCCGTTCGACTCGTTTTGCCAACATCTTTGTGAGAATTTTAACATCAGTGTTTAATAACGATATTGGACGGTATGAACTGCAGCTCAAAGGGTCTTTATCCTTCTTTAAAAGCAATGAAATTACAGCCTGACGCATAGACAGCGGCAATAAATGTGTGGCCAGGGACTCCTCAAAAACTGATAGCAACAGGGGAGAAAGTAAAtccaaaaatgtcttaaaaaattCTGCCGGGAAACCGTCTGGTCCTGGAGATTTtccattttgcatatttttaattgcaGAGTTAATCTcagctaaagaaaaatgtatttccaatTCGTTAGATAGATCAGAACTTAGTGAAGGgattttaatatctttaaaaaaatcatccaatTCAGTTGGGTTAAGTGAGGCTTCAGAGGTATACAGAGATTGGTGAAATTTGCTGAAACATAGACTAATTCCAGCATCCTCACAACATTTTACACCATGATCATCATTTATCGCTGAGATATCCTGTTTAGCTGAACGTTGCCGTAGCTGCTGCGCAAGAAGGCGTCCAGCCCTCTCACCATGCTCATAATAGCCACACCTAGATTTGGATAATAAATATTCGGCCTTTTGGGTAGATAAGATGTTAAACTCTGTCTGAAGTAACACACGTTTCTGAAGAGAGTCTTGTGTAAAAGTATGGGAGCATTCCCTATCTAATTGTAGAATCTGATCTGTTAACAATTTTAGCCGTTCGAtacctttcttctttttgtttgcacaGTAAGAAATGATTTGGCCTCTCAGGTAAGCCTTTAATGACTCCCAAACAGTGCTAAGTGGCATCCCAGGAGTCCgattaatatcaataaaaaacttaatttcaGAAGTAAGCATATCTACGAAGTTTTCGTCAGATAAAAGTATGGGATTAAGTCGCCAAGGACGATAAACTGATTGCATAACAGGAATGTTCAGTTTCATTATGAGCGGACTATGGTCAGAAACGACTATAGCTCCATATTTACATTCGCTCACTAAAGGTAAAATCCGTTTATCGAGGAGAAAATAGTCAATCCGGGAATAGCTCTTAtgaacaggggaaaaaaacgaaTACCGTCTTAGGGTCGGATTTCGAAAACGCCATACATCAACCACTCCATAAGTGTTAAGAAATGAATTAATTGACTGGGCAGATTTAGAGAGAGAGATCCTTCCCACTGTACTACGATCAAGGGATGATAGCACACAGTTCACATCTCCTCCAATTATAAGATTATGTGTTGAAATATTAGGTAAATTTGAAAAGAGcgtattaaaaaatgtttgatcatCCCAATTTGGAGCATATACCGAGACTAAAATAACTGGAAGTGCATACAGTTTTCCAACCACAATAACATAGCGTCCAGCAGCGTCCGTTTTAACACTGGATGCCGTGAATTGCACCTGTTTACCAACTAAGATGGCTACCCCTCTCGATTTAGATTGGAAATTAGACTGAAACACCTGACCAGACCATCGCCTACATAAATTTACACTGTCTGCTTTACACAAATGGGTCTCCTGCAAGAAAGAAATATTAGCATCAAGTTGTCTTAAATGTGTCATAACTTTCCTAAATTTCACTGGACCATTAAGGGATTTCACATTCCAACTCACACAATTAACTGGGTGACTGTTGATGAACCTATTAGTATTAGGACTGCTCATGAATGGTCAATCAGATGTAGTACAGTATCCACAAACCATCACAAAAAGGTAACCTGACAGAAGGCATACTCAAAACAAATAGATCCAGTATAGTCCCACCCCTCTCTCCTGAATAACCACGGAGAacccaacaaacaaaaaatccacaCATTTGTGCTTGTACTGGGGAACTTAACTCCCTGCCTGGGCTCCCGCCAAAACTAAATAACAgtaatcaaaaagaaaaaaaaaaaggttcccctactttaaaatattaatgtcgTTTATGCTCCTTGCTGCATTGATACAGTAAATGCATCACTAACCAAGATCTGGGCAGACCCCCTGCGAAACCCTCATACAtagaacacaaaagaaaaatgttgtccCTCAGAATAGAATCGAAAATTAAATCAAGATATAGCACGGGACATAATGTCAGAAGGTTCCGTACAACCTGAAATAATGGAGCGATGGGGATTGGACCTGCAGTTAACATCGGTCCTCGCTGGCCGTCGCtgagatgattttctttttgacgTAATCCATTGCTTTATTGGCATCCAAAAACTCCTTGTCTTCCTCCCCATGAGAAATGCGAAGCCTAGCAGGAAAAAGCAGGCCGTAACGAACATCTCGTCGGTTGCGAAGAAGCCTCCTCACCTCCGAAAACGCCGCCCGAGCCCTGGCCACAGCCGCTGTATAATCAGATGTGATGATAATCGGTACCTCCTTGAAGCGAAGAGGGCCACGGCTCCGGGCCCGACGTAATATTTCCACACATTCTTGATAATAGTGCAGCTTAGCGACAATAACCCGCGGCTTATCGCCTGACTTGCTCCCACTGCCAGTGCGATGAACTCGGTCAATCAGTGGCGCTTTATCCATCTGTAGCACCTCTGCTAGCAATTTAGCCACTGCTGCAGTGGAGCTGGATTCTGGCGTCTCAGGAACCCCAATGATCCGCAAGTTGCACCTTCTCATGCGCCCTTCCATATCGTCACACTTCTTTTTGAGCCCATCAACTTCTTCTTTCAGCTCCAACACAGTGGTGCGTAGAGTAACAACCTCATCGGACCAGGTTGACAAGCCGTCTTCTACCTCTTTGACGCTTTGTTTAACGTGGTCTAGGTCGGCACGAAGTAGCATTGTGCCGTTAGCCACTTCCGCTCTCACCGCTTGTAGCTCTCCTTTAATAAAAGCGAACTCTTCAGCCAAAGCCTCTTTTATTTCGGATTTAATCACAGCTGAGAGATCGGTTTTTATAGCGGCAAGAATGTCAGACTTCAAGGAGAGTGCGTCCGCCTCGCCGCGGGAGGGAGAAGGAGGTGCTGAGCTTCCGGCTTTAGCAGTAGTCTGCTCCGAGGCGGTATCGGGCCTAGCAGCCGCAAAGCTAGAATGTTTGCCTTTCCTCAAATTTGTCGCCATTCTTCTACTCTTCCAGGCAAGAGTCACTTAGAGGTCGAGTCCGGACAGACCTAATGCTCAGAACAGCAAGGACATTTAGTAGAGAACCATAAACTAAAGAGGTTGAAGCGGGAGCCCAGCGAGGCACGTCTTACTCCTCTTCCGCCATCCTACTACACCTCCTCATCTCCACACCATTCTTTGTCAGCCGCGCATCTCTTCTAGTACCTTTGGTTAGCCAGTAAGCAAGCAGAAGTAAAGTCTTTAAAACAGTAATGAGAAATCAGATATTTAAGTTATAATCCACTAAAAAAGTGCATCTTGCAGCGcagaaaatgatgcaaaagTTTGTCTTAGACTTATTCACACTTAATTTTGTTGAAGATTTGTTTTAACCCCAGATATTTAGTTTGGTGTGTTTCTGACCTTTTGATGTGAGAGTGAGCATCATGGTAAGATGAAAAGAGCCGTCCTATTCAAAAAGAAGATTCTAGCATTTTGAGATTTGTTATTTAAAGACATCTCAAAAGGAATATAAAATCAGCCATTCCTCTGTCCAGAAAATAGTCTACAAGAAAATAGTCAAACTGTAAATTCAGACTGTAAAAGActtacacttttatttttctagagaaaactcaaaaaaaacCATGTCTAGTGAATTGCCATTATTTTGAAACTTGATTCAAAATACAAGTAACATTTTCTGGAAGCTCAAGAGCTTCTTCATACCTTTCAATTACTGGAAAATTAAAAGCACTTTCCAAGTATTTGTAAGAATCTTGGCACAAATGTTGTTTTCCTACTGTGttctaattgttttatttttttctgtgtccaaataattcagttttgcactaattaaaaagtaaacatttaaaggtCCTTCTTTGAGATATTCACACTGATCTCACTCAATTTTGCTACTGTAGtcgtatttatttttctgtggagTTGCAtcagttggttttttttttttttgtttttctctcaggcTTAGAATTAGACGCTGGAGAGTTGCCTCCTCAGATGAGTTTCAGCGATTGGCCGGAGCTCAAGCAGCTCTTCACAGAGCGCTTCGCCTCAAAGACCCAGGCGGACTGGTTGATGATTTTTGACGGAACCGATGCCTGCGTCACACCTGTGTTGTCTTTTGACCAGGTGAGCTCTCACCCTCACAACCGAGAAAGAGGCTCTTTCATGAAGGACTCCAGCGGGGAGGAGTTCCCCCGGCCAGCTCCGGTTCTGTCTCGGACTCCCGCTGAGCCCTGTCTCGCTTCCGACCCAGCAGTAGGAGAACACACGGTCGAGGTCCTGCTGGACTACGGCTACACTTCAGCAGAGATAGACGAGATGTTAGCAGCTGGCGTTGTGCAGTGTAATGCTGGCAAAGCAAAGCTGTAAAAGAAGATATCAATAGACCTTTGATGAtcaagctgaaaaataaaagggggaaattttattttagtaatttcagcgaagctgaaatattaattattGTGTGTAAGAGCcacaaaacattaacaaaaggCAGGGAAAAATCGTTTTGTGTTTGAGGCTGAATCTAGGCTGAACTTTCTGAGTAACCTGACATAAACACTCTTTCTTGTGAAGTGAGTGTGTCTTGACTTAATGGTGTTAAGGGCCATGCACTTCTCCCACAGGttatctttttagttttttagttctacaattgaaaataaatatgctaTTCTACAGCAATAGCTCACTTTTTTTTGCCTCTCTTGCCTTCTGAGTGAGTCGGTCTAAAAGACAGCCACCAGTGAAATCACGCCTTCCTGATGGGTGATACATTACCCAGCTCAGGGTCAAAACATGCCAAAAGAGATTTGTGGGCCCGGCCTGAAAGACCATAAAGCGGCATCAACAGAAATAactagaaactttttttttcttttttctttggtgtTCTCTCCGAGTTTCTAGGTTTGTCATCCTAATGTGTGATGTCCACCTACTCTGTCTGCATTGTGTAGTAGGTCTCGGTATCAGATCTGTTGCAGATTTATTGTCctctaaaaactaatttagatACAGCAGATACTGAACTTATCCACTGAAGTAGGACCATCGTTACAGTGGACTGACTGTTCTATGAGTagaatttatctgtttttttctggagtTGAATTGATTGATTGGATTGACTTTATCAAAATTTTTGATcagtaattattttcatttagagatgtgtattaattttattgtcTGCATCACGTATTTTTGCTAAAGTCACCAGTTTGTTTATActaattgattgtttttaactCATTGGTGATTCTCATAGACTTACTGTCAATGTTAAACAAAGATCTCCTTTGTGTTAATTATTTGACACCAGACGTTTGTACTTATACAATGGAAAACAtcacaagtaaaacaaaaatctgtcattCAAATTGTAGCATTTTGTGGAGTTATTTTAGTGATTAATAACAAAATATCTACGGATTTCCTGATACAGTCCCAAGTATACTTGGGATATATCACAGGTTCTGATAACTGTAGCTGCATTGTGAAAATCATTAGCTGGAGTAAGAGTGACTCCAGCTAATTAACTCAATTGGTAAATGACTACATTtaccaataaaaacatatttgatcacaataaaaacattcaccACCATTCTTTGACCGATGTCCCTGCTCAGCCTCAAATTTCGCACAGTTTTCCTCTTCAATCAAAAACAAGCTGTACTTTTACCCAATAGCTTTATGAATCTTTACTTGGATCTTATAATGCAAAGCAAAGAAGCAATCAATCCAGGAGATGCTGAACAGGTGACAACATTTCATGCTATAGTGTTACAAATAAGTAACATTGCAAGCAAGCATTCAAACTTCACTAAGGATagattttaatagttttatggGCTGTAGTGGGCAAGctgtgcagataaaaaaaagaagacttaTAGAGGGAGTCAAGGTTTTTCTTGATAAACTAgggtaatgttttatttgtagctTACAGCTCCAGCTTCACATCGGCACTATATGTTTTTGGACAAGAAGCCATGTGAGAGACTGCATATcagtcaaaaagaaaaggaaagaaaaaagacattaacCTCAGATCACCTTcggatttaacttttttattatgtattctttaaaataagtacatttatttatttagttcttCAAAAGTTCTTTTCAATAGTTCTTTTGATTGAGTTTTGGAGCTGATAGTATCACCATGTACTAACTATACTGTACCTTTCACTTTTTATACCAtaaacttgtgtgtgtgtgagtatatatatagttatataAAACACGGACAAACGTAACAGCACAAGAATTGCTCTTACCAGCTATAAAATTATGAGGTTATGTAAATCACAGATGACTAATATGAACATAGTTCCTGaataagtgggaaaaaaaataatgcagaaatgcTTCAGGAATAGACCGAGGTATGTAACAGACATGTGGTATCTGCTAATGACAGCTGTACAGCAGACAGCAAGCCTTAAGAAACCAAATTATGGCTATCGTGTAGTTTTACAAtttctgcaatatttttaactgcagaaatgttttttttttgtttgtg
Proteins encoded:
- the amacr gene encoding alpha-methylacyl-CoA racemase — translated: MALLGVKVIELAGLAPAPFCGMILADFGAKVIRVDRTKVFSTLDTQARGKRSVALNLKMPEGVALLRRLCVQSDVVLEPYRKGVMEKLGLGPSELLSENPRLIYARLTGYGQSGCYASAAGHDINYLAMSGLLSQLGRSGEKPYAPLNLVADFAGGGLTCALGIILALLERTRSGKGQIIDASMVEGAAFTGSFLWKSRRIGIWSRPRGENLLDSGAPFYDTYKTLDGKYLAVGAIETEFYDQLLKGLELDAGELPPQMSFSDWPELKQLFTERFASKTQADWLMIFDGTDACVTPVLSFDQVSSHPHNRERGSFMKDSSGEEFPRPAPVLSRTPAEPCLASDPAVGEHTVEVLLDYGYTSAEIDEMLAAGVVQCNAGKAKL